In the genome of Streptomyces sp. NBC_00433, the window GTCCGGGCTGGCGATGGATGCCGTCGATGAGTTCCTCCACATCCTTTTCGGCTCGATGGACGGTTGGCCGCACTCCCCCGCCCGGGTCGCTCTGGTCGCGGACGAGGGCCGGTCCTGGACGCTGATCCTGGACGCGACCGGCGCCTCCGCCGTGCTCAGCGCCGTGGGCGAGGGACGGCCCGAGGCCGACGCGACCGTGTCGGCCCCGGCGAGCGACCTGCTGCTCGCCCTCTACCGCCGGGCACCCTGGGGCTGCGGGACCCTGCGGGTGACCGGGGACGCGGCCCTCGTACGGCAGTTGGTGGTCTGGCCGCCGGTCGACTAAGGACGTACCTTCCTGATAAAGGGGTGATGCCCATGTCAGGTCGAGCGTGGCAAGCGGCCGGTGTGACGGGTGGGGCTCTGCTGTTGGTTGCCGGCTGCGCCTGGGGCGGCCACAAGGACCCGCCGGCGTCCCTGGACCCCACCGAAGCCCCCGGCCCTCCGGTCGGCAGCATCGAGCACCCCCGCCCCGTCGACTGCACCGACGGTGCGACTCCGCTGCCCAGCCGGACGACCGAGCCGACCCGGTCGGCCGACCCCACCGCCACCGCCGGCCGCCCGTGGTCGCCGCCCGTCTCACCGCCGGCCAGCCCCCGGCACGACGACGTCACGGTCGGCCCGTTGACACTGGCCGGCCTGCGCGGCCTGTCCGGTGGCGACCAGGACGCCCACGGCGTGCACAATGCCGACGGCTGGCACTATCTGGTCGGCGCGTCCGTCCGTGACGGCGGGGCGGTGACCGTCACGATCGGAGCCGAGCAGCGTGCCCGGGCGGGTCTGGAATTCGGCGGCAGCCAGAGCATGGCTCCCACGCCCGCGGTGACCTTCTACGCATGCGCCGATGCGGCGACCTCCTATCTCGGTGCCTTCTTCGTGGCGGGTGACGGCCGGGCGTGTGTGCCGCTGGACATCCGGGTGGGTGACGCCGCGCCACAGCGAGTGGTGATCTCCTTCTTCGACGGCCAGTGCCCTGCATAGGGTGGGCCCATGACCGAGCCGACCCCAGGACAGCGCCCCGAGCCCGACACCGAGCGCGAGCCCGCCCACGACCCAGAGGTGCTGCAACTGGCGGGGCAGGTCTTCGATCTCGCCCGGCAGGGCGACACCGCGAAACTCGCCGCCTACATCGATGCCGGCGTCCCGGCGAATCTGGCCAACGACAGCGGCGACACGCTGCTGATGCTTGCCGCCTACCACTGCCACGCGGACACCGTCAGGTCGCTGCTCCAGCGCGGCGCGGAGACCGACCGGGCCAACGACCGCGGCCAGACCCCGCTGGCCGGTGCGGTCTTCAAGGGCGACCAGGACGTGATCAGCGCCTTGGTCGAGGCCGGCGCCGACCCGACGGCCGGGGCTCCTTCGGCCGTCGACACGGCCCGGATGTTCGGCAAGGCCGACCTGCTCACCCTTTTCGGCGCCGCGTGACCCTCCTGGCCGGGCGGCGGGACATGACGCCCGGTCAGGCCCTTTCCGCGGCGCGGCGGGCGAGCCGGTCCACACCCTGAGCGGTCAGGGAGCCATGGAGCCGCAGTCGGGCTATCCCGCCGTCCGGGAAGATGTCGACCCTGACGTGGGTGGCCGGCCTGGCGTCGACCAGGAAGCGATGGACCGTGTCGGGCTGCAGCCGCACCCGGTCCAGCAGCGGGAACCAGCCCGCACCGCCCTCCTCGCGCGGCCCGCCGCCTTCCAGCTCCGCACCGCCGCCGTCACCGTCTGCCACGCCCGCCTCCCCGTCCTTGGCCCACAACTCCGCCCAGCCCGCCGCATTGCCCTTGAGATATCCGGTGTCGATCTCGACGGCGCGGATCTCGCCCTGCTCGACCAGCCGGTAGCTGATCCAGTCGTGCCCGCTGTCGCGCCGCCGCCTGGTCTCCCAGCCGTCGTCCATCTTCTGCGAGCGGCCCGGCAGGATGGTGTGCTCGGGCGGTGAGTAGAAGCGGTCGGAGGCGTCCTCCACCGCCCCGCCGTTCTCCAGCGCCACCAGGTCGAACGTCCCCAACCCCGCCAGCCACACCGGGTCCGGGACCACCTCGCCCAGCACCCGCAGCCGCGCTATGCCCCCGTCGGGATGCTGGCGCAGTCTCAGATGGGTGAAGCGGCGCTCCACATGGACCGCGAAGGCATTCTCCGCATGGCCTCCGACCGCGCTGCGCGCTATCACCTCGGTCCAGTGAAGCGCCGGATCCAGCAATTCCTCAGGGGAGGCCGACGGTGACGCGGCCACCGCCTCCACCGACACCGCGTGCGGGTAATTCCCCCGGAAGTGAGCGGTGTCGACCACGATCGCGCGGATCACCCCTGGCGTCCCCAGCCGGATCAGCGCCCAGTCGTGGTCGGCCGCGTCCGGGTGCGGGACCGCCGCGGACGCGCCGCGCCGCCGCCTGGTCTCCCAGCCGTCCATGACCTTGCCCTTGTGCCCGAAGCGCACGGGATCGAAGACCGCGGGGCCCCGCAGGAGGAGATTCTCCCGCTCGGCGAAGAACTCGTCATTCGCCGCGACCACCCCCGCGCCGAGCCGGCGGTCGGCCAGGTCCGAGAGCCCGGCGAGTCCCGCCGCGCCCAGGTCCGTACTTCGATAGTCCGCGAACGGATTGCCACCCGCATAGGGAAGCGCGTCCCCCGTGAAGGACGTCAGCGCCGTGAAGGTCGCCCCCGCGCCGGCGCCCGCGCTCGTACCCGCACCCACACCCGCCGCTGTGCTTGTCATCGCCTGTCCGCCTCCCTCGTCTGCTCCGATCTCCTCCTGCCTCTACTCTCCGTCCCCACGGCCGTTCACGTCCATCGAAACTTACTGAACAGACCTTTCAGTTGAGCTATACAATGGGTCGAGGTCAGCGGCCTGCCGCAGCGCCTCCAGCGTCCGGCGCAGCAGCGGCGCGTCCTGTGCCCCGCCGCGTACCGCCCCCACGATCCGGCGCCGCGGCCGGTCCGCCTCCAGCGCCCGCACCACGACCTCCTGCCGCAGCCCGCCCGCGGTCGCCATCCGCGGCACCAGCGCGATGCCCATGTCCGCCGCGACCAGCGAGAAGATGGCCGGCCAGTCCGACGCCGCATGCGCCTGCTCGGGCACGAATCCGGCGTCGGCGCAGGCCGCGAGTGTCAGGTCGCGCCACGGGCCGCGGCTGCCGAAGATCCACGGCTCCTCCGCGAGCTGGGCCAGCCGCAGGGCGGGCGCCGCAGCCAGCGGATGGCCGGGCGGCAGTGCGATGTCGAGCGGGTCGGTGAGCAGTGGGAAGAGCACGAAGCGCGGGTCCCCCGCGGTGGGCGCCTCGACGGCGAGCGACAGCGCCAGGTCGACGTCGCCCGCGGCGAGCTGCTCGTAGACCTCGGCGGCCTCGGCCTCCCGCACCGACACGGTGATCCCGGGCGAGCCGCGGCGCAGCAGCGCCACGGCGGGCACGACCAGCCGGGTGATCGCGGTGGCGATGGTCCCGATCCGCACCACGCCTGCCTCGCCCTGGGCCCAGCCGTCGATCTCGGCCCCGGCACGTTCGAGCTGCGCGAAGACGATCTCGGAGTGCCGCAGCAGGACGTGGGCGGCTCCGGTGAGGCGCACCCCCCGGCCGCGTGCCTCGATGACGGGGGTGCCGACCTGCTTGGACAGCGCGGTCAGCTGCTGCGACACGGCCGACGGGGTCATCCGCAGCGCGCCCGCCGCGGCGGTGACGGTGCCCGTGTCGTGCAGGGCACGGAGGATCTGCAGTTTGCGGAGGTCCCAGTCCTTCATGCAGCCAGCCTAAACATTCATCGCCGGAATGTTCTGCCGACGCGGCAAGAGGGACCATCGTCAGGAGGCCGCCGCGGCGCGCTCCCTGTGTTGCCGCGGGCTGACCCCGCGAACCCGTTTGAAGGCCGCGCTGAGCGCGAAAGGGCTGCCGTAGCCGACCCGGCGGGCGACGGAGGCGACGGTGGCGTCGGGCTCGCGCAGCAGGTCGGCGGCCAGGGCCAGCCGCCAGCCGGTCAGGTAGGCCATCGGCGGCTCGCCGACCAGGTCGGTGAAGCGCCGGCTGAGCGCGGCCCGCGACCCGCCGGTCCTGGCAGCCAGGTCCGCGACGGTCCAGGGGTGCGCGGGGTCGTCGTGCAGCAGGCGCAGCGCGGGGCCTACGACCGGGTCGCCCTGCGCGGCATACCAGGCGGGGGCGGCGGCCTCGGGCCGGGCGAACCAGGCCCGCAGCACGGCGATCAGCAGGAGGTCGAGCAGCCGGTCGAGCACCACCTCCTGGCCCGGCTCGTCGCGGACGATCTCGTCGCCGAGCAGCGCGGGCAGCGGGCTGGACCAGGCGTCGCCGGCCAGCACCAGGACCCGCGGCAACGCCGACAGCAGCCGGCTGCTGATCTCGCCGCGCATCTGGTAGGTCCCGCTGATCATCACGGCGGACGCGGGCGACCCGCCGGCGGTCCCGCCGCCGGGGGCTTCCACTCCGTCCGGGTCGTCCCCCCAGGTCCGCACCCCGAGGTCCATCTCCTCGCACAATTCGGTGCCGTCGACACCGGTGGAGACCTGGCCCGGCCTGATGACGATCTGCGGCTCGGTCTCCCGGTCGCCGGCCACGACGTAGGGCTCCGGCCCGCGGATCACCGCGATGTCGCCGGGGCGCAGCGGCCGCGCACGGCCGTCGTCGGTCCGGATCCAGGCGTCCCCCCTCGCCATGTGCACCAGGGTCAGCGGCGCCAGGTCGGCGATCCTGACCGACCAGGGCGGGGTGAGGACCGACCGCAGCAGGAACGCGCCGCGTGCCCGCGGGCCGTCGAGCAGGTTGGCCAATGCGTCCATGAACGACAGCCTAGGCGTGGACGCCTGCGTATGGGGATGAGCTTTTCAGCGATGGCCGGGCCGTCCGCCGCGCGGATTCACTGAGGTCATGACGCAGCAGACGCCTCCCGCCCCCCTCACCCCCGTCATCCGCCCGCATGTCCCCGCGCCGCATCCCGAGCGCCGCCCGACCCGAGGAGCTGCCGTGAACGGCGACCTCCGCAGCCTGGTGCTGCTTGCCGCCACGCTGACGACCGGCCTGACGGCCGGGCTGTACTTCGCCTTCTCGGTGGCCGTGATGCCCGGTCTCGCACGGGTCGGCGACCGCGCGTTCATCGAGACGATGCAGCGGGTCAACGTGGCGATTCTCAACGGCTGGTTCACCCTCGCCTTCGGCGGCGCCCTCGTGCTGGGCGTGGTCGCCGCGGTGCTGCACCGCGGCGGGGAGGGGCGGCCCGCGCTGCCGTGGATCATTGCCGGCGTCGTGCTCTACACGGCCTCGCTGGTGATCACGATGGGCTTCAGCGTGCCGCTCAACGACCGCCTGGCGGACGCGGGAGCACCGGAGCGGATCCACGATCCCGCGGCGGTGCGGGCACAGTTCGAGTCCGCCTGGGTGCACTGGAACATCGCGCGGACGCTGGTCACCACCGGCGCGCTCGGCTGCCTGGCGTGGGCGATGCGGGCGGCGGGCGCTGCGGGCCGCGCGTGACACGCGGTCGCGCGCCGGCTCCGCTAGAGTCGGTGGCGGTCGCGACTGGCGAGGGTGGACCACCACCGGGGAGCGGCCGTCCGCATCCGTGAGCGTCGACCGCCTGGGCGCCTCCCGTGAACGCAGCCCGTCCGCTCCGCACTTGCGGGGCCGCGGGCTCGGACCGAGGAGGCCGGGACGTGGAATTGCGGTACGGAACCAACCCTCAGCAGCACGCGGCGAGCGCCGCGCCGGTGAGCGCGGGCGCATGGCCGGTCCGGGTGGTCAACGGCGAGCCGTCCTACATCAACCTGCTGGACGCGCTGAGCGGCTGGCAGCTGGTCAGGGAGGCAGCCGGGGCGCTGGGGAGGCCGGCGGCGGCGTCCTTCAAGCACGTCTCGCCCGCCGGAGCCGCGCTCGCCGGCCCGCTCGACCCCGCCACCGCCGCGCTCTACCGCGCCGATCCCGCCGCCGGCCCACTGACCAGCGCCTACGTGCGCGCCAGGGACGCCGACCCGAAGTCGTCCTACGGTGACCTCGCCGCCGTGTCGCACCCGGTGGACGAGGAACTGGCCGCGTTGCTGGCCCAGGTGGTCTGCGACGGCATCGTCGCGCCTGGCTATGCGCCGGGCACGGTGGCCGCGCTCCGCCGGAAGAAGAAGGGCCGATTCCTGGTCCTGGAGGCGGACCCGCGGTTCGTGCCGCCGCCGCAGGAGGATCGCGAGGTGCACGGGCTGCGGCTGACCCAGCAGCGCGACGACGTACCGCTGCACACGTCGCTGCTCGACGACGTGGTGTGCGGCGGACCGCTGCCGGACACCGCCGTGGAGGACCTGCTGCTGGGGCTCGCGGTGGTGCGCTACACCCAGTCCAACTCGGTGTGCTACGTCCGTGACGGCGTCACGCTGGGCATCGGGGCCGGGCAGCAGTCGCGGGTGGACTGCACGCGGCTGGCGGGGGCGAAGGCCGACAGCTGGTGGCTGCGACGGCATCCGGCGGTGTCGGCGCTGGACTTCGTGCCGGGGATACGCCGCCAGGACCGCGTCAACTGGCACGTGCGCTTCATCGAGGGCGACATGACCGACGACGAACGCCGCCGCTTCGACCGGGCGCTGGCGGCCCCGGCCGACCCGCTCACGGACGCGCAGCGCCGGGAGTGGGGCGCCCGGCTGACCGGTGTGGCCTTCGCGTCCGACGGAGCCCTGCCCTTCCGCGACAACGTCGACCACGCGGCCCGCCACGGTGTGCGCTGGATCGCCGAGCCCGGCGGCTCCATCCGTTCGGGTGACGTGGCGGAGGCCTGCCGCGAGCACGGCATCACGCTGGCGCACACCAGGTTGCGGCTCTTCCGGCACTGACCAGGTCGCGCCCGGCGCGATCAGCCGCCGAAGGCGCCGTGCCGTCCCTCGCCGGCGGCGAAGCGGGCAGCGCCCCGGGCCGCCTCGGCCAGCGAGATGCGGCCGTGGGCCAATTCCACGGCCAGGGCGGCGTCTTCTGGCAGGCCCTGCTGTTCCAGCAGGGCCAGGCGGTCGTGCCGCAGGCAGGTCTGCGGGAAGGCGGCGATCTTCTCGGCGAGCTGCTCGGCGGCGGCACGGGCGGTGCCGGTGGGGACGACGCGGTCGGCGAGACCGATGGCCAGCGCCTCGGCCGCGTCGACCGGGCGGCCGGTCAGGACCAGGTCCATGGCACGGCCCGCGCCGATCAGCCGCGGCAGCCTTACGGTGCCGCCGTCGATCAGCGGGACGCCCCAGCGGCGGCAGAAGACCCCGAAGACGGCGGTCTCCTCCACGACCCGCAGGTCGCACCACAGGGCCAGTTCAAGACCGCCCGCCACGGCATGGCCCGACACGGCCGCGATGACCGGCTTCCCGAGCCGCATCCTGGTCGGCCCCATCGGACCGTCGCCATCTGCCACGCCGTCACCACGTACCGCGCCGTCACCACGTACCGCGCCGACAACGTCCGCGGCGGCGATGTCGGTGACGCGGTTGCCGCGGTCGGTGCCGATCGCCTTGAGGTCGGCGCCCGCGCAGAAGGTGCCGCCCTCGCCCCAGAGCACCGCAACGGCCGTTTCGTCGTCGGCGTCGAAGGCGCGGAAGGCGTCGGCGAGCGCCCGCGCAGTGGGGCCGTCCACGGCGTTGCGGGCGGCCGGCCGGGACAGCACGACGGTGGTCACCGCGCCCTTGCGCTCGGTCCGCACGGACGGCCCCGGCCCGTCCTGCTGCTGGGGTGGTCGCGGCATGGCGGCGGCTCCGTCCGGTCGGCGGGTCAGCGGTGTTCTTGGACGAGCACCGCGAGGGTGTCCGGCTCAAGTGCCCGGAAGATGTGGGCGAGGTCGCCCGGGTAGGCGATGTAGTCGCCGGGGGCGAGTTCGACCGGGTCCTCCGCGATGCCGACCAGCGCGCGGCCGGCGCTGAGCACCACGTGCTCGACGACTCCCGACATGTGCGGGTCCGACTCGCGGGCGCTGCCGGGCTGGGCGGTCAGCAGGTAGATGTCACGCCGGGTGTGGGGCGGGGACGAGGCGAGGAGGGTGGCGACGTAGTCGGCGCGTTCCGCGGTGAAGGCGGGGCCTTCGCCCGCCCTGATGATCTGCACCTGGGGCCGCGGTGGCTCGACCAGTTGGGCGAACGGCACGTCGAGGGTGACGCTGAGCGCCCACAGCGTCTCCACGCTCGGATTGCCGGTGCCGGATTCGAGTTGGGACAGCGTCGACTTGGCGATGCCCGCGCGGCGGGCGACTTCCGCGAGCGACAGGCCCGCGCGCCGCCTCTCGCGTTGGAGCGAGGCGGCTATGACGGCGAGCGGGGGCCCGCCGGGAGTTTTCTCGTCGTGTGCCACACCCGCTCCTTCGTTCGGCGTAGAAGTCGATGTGTTCGTCTTGACGAACGACTTCCTCAGTGTTCAGTATAGGCGGCGATGCGTTCGATATGGCGAACAAAAAGAGCCCCAACGCACGGCCTGGGGCGGGACATTGCCCTGGTGTGCGCCGCCGACGCGGTGGTCGGCGCCTCCTTCGGCGCGATCGCGGTCGGGCTCGGCCTGCCGGCCTGGCTGCCGATGCTGCTGTCGGTGGTCGTCTTCGCCGGGGCCGCGCAGTTCCTCTTCGTCGGCCTGGTGGCCGCGGGGGGCAACCCGATCGCCGCTGTCGCCGCCGGCTTGCTGGTGAACGCCCGTCATGTGCCGTTCGGCTTCGCGGTGGGCGACGTGTTCGGTACGGGATGGCTCCGGCGGATCGTCGGCAGCCACCTGATGGTGGACGAGACGGTGGCCTTCACCCTGGCGCAGCACGACCCGGCGCGACGGCGTACGGCGTACTGGTTCTGCGGGACCGGGCTGTTCTTCAGCTGGAACGTCGGCGTGGTGCTGGGCACTTACGGCGGGCAGGCGGTGGGCGACACCGACGCCCTCGGACTCGACGCGGCCTTCCCCGCGGTGCTGCTCGCGCTGCTGCTGCCGTCGCTGGGCACACCGCGGGCCCGGCGGGCGGCGCTCGTGGGGGTGCTGATCGCGCTGGCCGTGACGCCCTTCCTGCCGGCGGGCCTGCCCGTACTGCTCGCGCTGGCCGGCGTCGCGGCGGCCGGTACGGGGCGCGACAAGCACGCGGTCGGCGCCGGGGGCCCACGATGAGCACCGGAACGGGACTGGTCGTCGCCACCGCGGTCCTGGGCGCGGGCACCTTCGCCTTCCGCTTCGCCGGTCCGGTGCTGCGCTCGCGGGTGGCAATGCCGGCCCGCGCGGAGCAGTTGCTCGCGGTCGCGGTGGTGGTGCTGCTCGCCGCGCTGGTCGCCACCTCCGCACTGACCGACGCGCACAGCTTCGCCGGACCCGCCCGGCCTGCCGGTGTGGCGGTCGGTGCGCTGTGCGCCTGGCGCAAGGCTCCCTTCCTCGTGGTGGTCCTCGCCGCGGCGGCGACCACCGCCGTCCTGCGGCTGCTCGGCATGTCCTGAACCCGCGCGCCCCGGCACCCGGGGCAATGTGGCCGAACTCGGAGGTGACAGCAGGAATGCAGGCCGTGTTACGTGTCATGTCTCCGTCGCTTCATACGCGGACGTCACTGTCCTGACGGAGAGCCACCCCCACAGGAGGACACACGTGACCGGTCCGCTGACCCGCCGTCCCACGCTCCGACCGCGCGCCACCGCCCGCACTGCTCTGCTCGGCGCGCTCGCCGCATGCCTCGCCTTCACCCTCGCCGGCCCCGGCGACGCGTCGGCCGCCGACACCGACGCGCTGCCGCTGTCCGGCACCACCGCGTCCGGGCTGCACAACACCTACGACCCCGCCGCGTTCAGCTACCTGGCCCAGGCGCTCGACTCAGGCACATCCATGATCGAACTGGACGTGTGGGACGACTTCTTCACCCAGGAATGGAAGGTCAGCCACTCCAACCCGACCGGGAACAGCAACAACTGCGTCAACGCCTCCTCCCCGGCCCAGCTCTACACCGGCGGGGCGAACAAGGACCTGGAGAGCTGCCTCGACGATGTGCGGGTGTGGCTCGGCGCGCACCCCGGGCACGGCCCGCTGATCATCAAGCTGGAGATGAAGGCGGGCTTCCAGGCAACCTTCGGGATGAGCCCGGCCAAGCTCGACCAGTCCATCAGCGCCCACCTGGGCAGCCTGGTGTTCAAGCCGAACGACCTGCTCAACAAGCCGGGCGGCGGGCAGTACGCCACCCTCGACGCGGCCGCCACCGCCGGCAACTGGCCGACCCGCGCCCAGCTCGCGGGCAAGGTGCTGCTCGAGGTCATCCCCGGCACGGTCGAGGAGGCCAACCCCACCGACTCGCTGTGGACCGACAGCGAATACGCGGGCTACCTGCGGGACCTGCACAGCCAGGGCAAGACCGCGCAGGCGAACGTCTTCCCGTCGGTGCACAACGCCCAGGCGGGTGACCCCAGGACGCGGTATTCGGACACCTCGCTGCGGCCGTGGTTCGTGGCCTTCGACGGTGACGCCGCCACGTATCTGAACGGCAGCATCGACACGAGCTGGTACGACACCCACCACTACCTGCTCTTCATGACCGACTCGCAGAACGTGGCACCCGCGCTGGACGACGTGAACCCCGCGCCCGCCGACGCCCAGGCCAGGGTCGCCCAGCTCGCCAAGGCGCACGCCACGGTGGCCTCCAACGACTGGAAGGGGCTGCCCCAGGTCCAGTCGCTGGTGCTGCCGCGCGGCTGAGCCCGCCCGCCGGCGATCCCGCCACCCCTGACAGCGCCTCGCGGCGGTCGGTCCGCCGCGGGGCGCGCGGGCGGATCCTCGGGCTGACGGCGGGACTGCGGGCCCGGCCGGCTCAGGCGCCGCTACGCCTCGGGGCCTGACCGTCCGCCGGTCGGGCTGAGATGCACGGCCGCGAGCTTCCAGTCCGCGCCGTCCGCGACGATCATCTGCGTGACGCGGAAGTGGCCGTCCGCGTCACGCCCGTCGTAGATGCTCTGCTGGCCCTGCACGCCCACCGCGACCGCCGCCCTCCCGTGCCTGCGGACCGTCACCTCTTCCCAGGTGAAGGCGTCGTGTATGAGCGCGCCCGAGGCATAGCGGTCGATCCACTGCTTCTTGTCCAGGACGAAGCCCTGCGGACCCACCGCGGTGAAGTCGTCGGTGAGCAGCGCGTCCAGTGCGGCGACGTCGCCCAGCCGCTCGGCCTCGGTCCACCGCCGCGCGAAGTCGGCCAGCTCCCGGTCGTGGTCCATGCCGTTGCCTCCATTGCACCCGGGGAGAGTTGGGCAATCCCTCTTGCCCTCTAGACTCCCGCAACGGCACGGATGTGACATCGATCTCCAGGAGGTCTTCCGCCTACTCCTGCGGTCGCCGCCGCCACCCGGATGGCGTACTCCCCCGGGAGTAACCGCCGGCGCCCGCCCCGCGACCGGCGGGTCTCAGGTCGCCAGCGTGCCCTGGTCGCCCATGACGATCACCGGGTGGTCGGCGGGTAGCAGGGTGTGCAGCAGATCGACCATGTGGGCGGCCGAGATGCTGACGCAGCCGTGCGTCGGACCGCCGTGGTCCACGTGCACCCAGATGCCGCCGCCGCGGTTCGCGCCCAGCGGCTGCGTACCGTCGAGCGGCGATGTGCCGGGAAGGCGGTTGTAGTCGATCGCGATGACGTAGTCGAAGGCCTCGTCGAGGGGCTCGCCGTCGAAGCCGACGCCGCCCGCCCGGAATTCGGCGGAGTGGTGGTACGGCAGCTTCGAGCCGGGGTCGGCGTCGAAACCGCCCGCGTCGCTGAGGGTGTACACCCCGATCGGGCTGTGCAGGTCGCCCATCCGGTGGCCGGCGGTCCAGCCGCGCAGCGCGTTGTGCGCGGGCCAGGCCGCGCCCGGATGCCAGCGGCCGGCGCCGGTCCTGGTCCACAGGGTGACGACGGTGTCGGAGGAATTCTTCGCCTTGCCCGAGGCGACGAGCACCTGGCGGGTGGCGGCGGGGATCGCCGCGCGGGTCCTGGGGCCGAGACCGCTGATCGCCGCAAGCGAGCCGTCAGGGGCGGCGGTCGGGTTCGCGTTCGCCGCGGCAGCGCCGGGCCGCGGTCCGAGGGGGGCGGCCGGCGCGCCGGCGTGTCCGTGGCCCGCGGTGTCCGCGGCAGCGGTGCCGGTGTGCCGGGTCAGGACCGTGTAGCCGGAGCCCACCACGGCGAGTCCGGCCACGCCGACCGCCACCAGGGTCATCGCGCGCCGCCTGCGGCGGGGCCGGCGGTGCCGGTTGCGGTCGTGGCCTTCGGCGCCGTGGTCGCGGCGGCCGTCGCCGCCGGGACCGGTCGCCGTTGTCGGCCTGCGGTCGGCATATGCGTCGGAGGGTGTGGCAGTCATCGGCTCGATCCTCGCAAACACCCGGTTCTCATCCGTCACCCAGCCCCCACAGACGCCCGTTTCATCCCGCACATCCGCATTTCGTATGCCTCGGAAGAGCGACGGGCGACACCCGCCGCGCCGGCGTCACGCCTCCTTGAGCAATTCCGCGGCGACTTCGCGCGGGCGGCTGAGTGCCAGCAGATGGCCGCCGGGCAGCACCTCGACGTCGATGCCGAGCCTTTCGCGCACGACTTCCCGTTGGAATTCCAGCGGGAAGAAGCGGTCGTCGCGGCCCTGGAGGAAGCGGGTGGGCAGATCCGGCCAGGCCTTGAGCGGCCAAGGCTGGGCGAAGAGGGCGGCCGGCGGCCCGGACTGGGGGGCCGCCAGCGCCTCGTCGGTGACTTCGGCGGGCACGTCGTGGAAGAAGTCCGTCCGCAGGTCGAACTCGGCGTCCGCGCCGCGGCCCGTCGCCTCCGCATATGCGGATCTGGCGGCGGCCTGCCCGGTGTCGCCCCACCAGTCCCCCGCGGTCTCACCGGGGCGCGGCACCATCGCGTTGACCAGGACGATCCGGTCGACCGGGACGCGGTCGCAGATCAGGGGCGCGGAGAAGCCGCCGAGGGACTGGGCGACCAGGACGACGGGAGATTCCGGGTCGGGCGCCGTGGTGCGCACGGCCTCGACGATCGCGTCCGCCAAGGCGTCGAGCCCCGCGGAGTCGTCGCCCGGGAGGTCGACGGTGACCACCGTGTGGCCGCGGTCGCGGAGCTCGGGTACGACCAGGTGCCAATACCAGGCGGTGCCGTCAGCGCCGGGTACGAGGATGTACGTCGCCATGGACCAGACCGTAGCGCGCTTGCACGCGAGCGGGGGCGAACCGGGCCCGTCAGGCGTACACCTGGCCGAGCCAGGTGCTCCAGTCGGCGCCGATACGGTCGCCGTCCGCGCCCGCTGCGAAGTCGTGGACGGCCACGCCGACGGTCGCGCCCCAGTGGTTGCGGCCGAAGAAGCGGTACATGGCGTCGCCGGTGCGCAGGCCGAAGAAATACCCGTCCCGG includes:
- a CDS encoding AzlD domain-containing protein, which translates into the protein MSTGTGLVVATAVLGAGTFAFRFAGPVLRSRVAMPARAEQLLAVAVVVLLAALVATSALTDAHSFAGPARPAGVAVGALCAWRKAPFLVVVLAAAATTAVLRLLGMS
- a CDS encoding alpha/beta hydrolase, with the translated sequence MATYILVPGADGTAWYWHLVVPELRDRGHTVVTVDLPGDDSAGLDALADAIVEAVRTTAPDPESPVVLVAQSLGGFSAPLICDRVPVDRIVLVNAMVPRPGETAGDWWGDTGQAAARSAYAEATGRGADAEFDLRTDFFHDVPAEVTDEALAAPQSGPPAALFAQPWPLKAWPDLPTRFLQGRDDRFFPLEFQREVVRERLGIDVEVLPGGHLLALSRPREVAAELLKEA
- a CDS encoding nuclear transport factor 2 family protein; protein product: MDHDRELADFARRWTEAERLGDVAALDALLTDDFTAVGPQGFVLDKKQWIDRYASGALIHDAFTWEEVTVRRHGRAAVAVGVQGQQSIYDGRDADGHFRVTQMIVADGADWKLAAVHLSPTGGRSGPEA
- a CDS encoding L,D-transpeptidase family protein, which produces MTATPSDAYADRRPTTATGPGGDGRRDHGAEGHDRNRHRRPRRRRRAMTLVAVGVAGLAVVGSGYTVLTRHTGTAAADTAGHGHAGAPAAPLGPRPGAAAANANPTAAPDGSLAAISGLGPRTRAAIPAATRQVLVASGKAKNSSDTVVTLWTRTGAGRWHPGAAWPAHNALRGWTAGHRMGDLHSPIGVYTLSDAGGFDADPGSKLPYHHSAEFRAGGVGFDGEPLDEAFDYVIAIDYNRLPGTSPLDGTQPLGANRGGGIWVHVDHGGPTHGCVSISAAHMVDLLHTLLPADHPVIVMGDQGTLAT
- a CDS encoding Ca2+-dependent phosphoinositide-specific phospholipase C; amino-acid sequence: MTGPLTRRPTLRPRATARTALLGALAACLAFTLAGPGDASAADTDALPLSGTTASGLHNTYDPAAFSYLAQALDSGTSMIELDVWDDFFTQEWKVSHSNPTGNSNNCVNASSPAQLYTGGANKDLESCLDDVRVWLGAHPGHGPLIIKLEMKAGFQATFGMSPAKLDQSISAHLGSLVFKPNDLLNKPGGGQYATLDAAATAGNWPTRAQLAGKVLLEVIPGTVEEANPTDSLWTDSEYAGYLRDLHSQGKTAQANVFPSVHNAQAGDPRTRYSDTSLRPWFVAFDGDAATYLNGSIDTSWYDTHHYLLFMTDSQNVAPALDDVNPAPADAQARVAQLAKAHATVASNDWKGLPQVQSLVLPRG
- a CDS encoding AzlC family ABC transporter permease, encoding MRSIWRTKRAPTHGLGRDIALVCAADAVVGASFGAIAVGLGLPAWLPMLLSVVVFAGAAQFLFVGLVAAGGNPIAAVAAGLLVNARHVPFGFAVGDVFGTGWLRRIVGSHLMVDETVAFTLAQHDPARRRTAYWFCGTGLFFSWNVGVVLGTYGGQAVGDTDALGLDAAFPAVLLALLLPSLGTPRARRAALVGVLIALAVTPFLPAGLPVLLALAGVAAAGTGRDKHAVGAGGPR